One Kribbella sp. NBC_00662 genomic region harbors:
- the fmt gene encoding methionyl-tRNA formyltransferase, with amino-acid sequence MRVVFAGTPEPAVTALEAIVASRHELVGVVTRPDAPAGRGRKLVASPVAQYAEELGGVEILKPVKPSDPAFLERMREIAPDCCPVVAYGGLLPQAALDIPRHGWINLHFSVLPAWRGAAPVQHSIIAGDDVTGASTFRIVKALDAGPVFGVLTEPIGPSDTSGDLLHRLAVSGSKLLVDTLDGIEAGVLEAREQPADGVTLAPKITVEDAELDLTAPAQRVDRLVRGCNPAPGAWTTFRGERLKVLAVRLTDEELKPGELQATKSTVKVGTGSRAVELVTVQPQGKKPMAAADWARGIRLTDDDRLGPPA; translated from the coding sequence GTGAGAGTCGTCTTTGCCGGTACGCCGGAACCAGCTGTCACCGCACTCGAGGCGATCGTTGCCAGCCGCCACGAACTCGTCGGCGTCGTCACCCGCCCGGACGCACCGGCCGGCCGCGGGCGGAAGCTGGTCGCCTCACCGGTCGCGCAGTACGCCGAGGAGCTCGGCGGGGTCGAGATCCTGAAGCCGGTGAAGCCGAGCGACCCGGCGTTCCTGGAGCGGATGCGGGAGATCGCGCCGGACTGCTGCCCGGTCGTCGCGTACGGCGGTCTGCTGCCGCAGGCCGCGCTCGACATCCCGCGGCACGGCTGGATCAACCTGCACTTCTCGGTGCTGCCCGCGTGGCGTGGGGCCGCGCCGGTGCAGCACTCGATCATCGCCGGCGACGACGTCACCGGGGCGAGCACGTTCCGGATCGTGAAGGCCCTCGACGCGGGGCCGGTGTTCGGCGTACTGACCGAGCCGATCGGCCCGTCGGACACTTCGGGCGATCTGTTGCACCGGCTGGCCGTGTCGGGTTCGAAGCTCCTGGTCGACACGCTGGACGGGATCGAGGCCGGTGTGCTGGAGGCTCGCGAGCAGCCGGCCGACGGTGTGACGCTCGCGCCGAAGATCACGGTCGAGGACGCGGAGCTGGATCTGACCGCGCCGGCGCAGCGGGTGGATCGGCTGGTGCGTGGGTGCAACCCGGCACCGGGGGCGTGGACGACGTTCCGTGGCGAGCGGCTCAAGGTGCTCGCCGTCCGGCTGACCGACGAGGAACTGAAGCCGGGCGAGCTGCAGGCGACCAAGTCGACCGTGAAGGTCGGCACCGGGAGCCGCGCGGTCGAGCTGGTCACGGTCCAGCCGCAGGGCAAGAAGCCGATGGCCGCCGCCGACTGGGCCCGCGGTATCCGCCTGACTGATGACGATCGGCTGGGTCCCCCCGCGTGA